The Anomaloglossus baeobatrachus isolate aAnoBae1 chromosome 4, aAnoBae1.hap1, whole genome shotgun sequence genome contains the following window.
cagaaaTTGTGAGTCGTGTTCAATTCGTCAGTGTGAAAATTGCTACATTTCAGATTGTATTTGTAATATAGTGATATGAAAAATGTTAAGTAAGCAAAAGAAAAATAATGTAAATGagaaaaaagattgaaaaaattaaTTCAAATTAAGAAActtatttaattaatttattaaACAGGTTTTTTTTCTGATGACAATGTTTCTGATCATTCAGAAGGTCAGTTTCAGCATGACAGTATATAATTCTTACGATAACTGAGATATTcagacatgtcccttttttgtttcAGGTTGACAGTTGGGCACTTGGGGTACTACTCTATACTCTGGTGTACGGCACCATGCCATTTGATGGGTTTGATCATAAAAATCTAATTCGACAAATTAGTAGTGGAGAATATAGAGAGCCAACCCAGCCATCAGGTAATTCATGGTGGGAATGAGAATTCTGTTTTTGGCTGTAAGTGTTCTATGAGTGCTTCAATTGAAAGATTTAGCTTTGTATTGCATGCACTCACTAGAAATAATAACTGTAAATGTAAGTACACTGCATAAAGGTATTTAGAGTTTTCAAACTATTTTTCTTTGCAGATGCTCGTGGACTAATCAGATGGATGCTAATGGTTAATCCTGAGCGTCGAGCAACGATTGAGGATATTGCAAACCATTGGTGGGTTAACTGGAGCTACAAGACTAGTGTATGCGACTGTGATGTCTTGAAGGACTCAGAATCTCCATTGCTTGCCAGGTTCATTGACTGGCATAATCGCTCCACAAACCGGCAGATGGAATCAGAGAACAAAACCAAGTGCCTTTCAAAGCCATCTGAAGCATCTCTTAATCGACAGAGGTCTTTGAAGAAATCCAAAAAGGACAATGACATTGCTCAGGCATTACAAGAAGACAAAACCATATTAAAGAGGCCTAAGAGTATCCTGAAAAAGAGGAGTAACAGTGAACACCGCTGCCACAGTGCTGGTCACATAGAAGGAGTGAATAGCCCAGCATTGTCTCCCATATGTAAACCTGACACTGAGAAAGGGCTCAAAAGTACATGTCCTAACAGTACAAGGGAGCTTGATAAATCAGTACTACATAGCTCAAAGCAGTCTACACCCATGCCAAAGAAAGGCATTTTAAAAAAGACTCAGCAGAGGGAATCTGGCTACTATTCATCACCAGAAAGAAGTGAGTCTTCAGAGTTATTAGACAATGATGAAAGGGAGAGCAACGAGACATCTCAAGTTGTTACAGACACAAAACGAACAGTTTCTCACAGTCTATCCTACAGGCGGAAAGGAATCTTAAAGCACAACAGTAAATATTCTATTAGCAACACAGACTCCTCAGTGGCTGGTCCTGCCACAACATCACTGGAATCAATGGAGCAAGGTCTTGCACCGGGAGAAGGTCTTTCTCGAAGCTACAGTCGTCCATCTAGTGTCATTAGTGATGACAGCGTTTTGTCTAATGACTCTTTTGAATTGCTTGAATTAACAGCTGGAAGACCAAACAGGCAAAGAATACGTAGTTGTGTTTCAGCTGAAAATATCCTCTTCATTAAAGATTTTGAAGGACTTCCTAAAAGTCCTCGACCTCAGAACCTGAAACGTTATCGCAATCGCTTTGCTGACAGCAGTTTTTCTTTACTCACAGATatggatgatgtcactcaggtttacAAAAAAGCTTTAGAGATCTGCAACAAGCTCAAGTAGTTACTGAGGGACTACAAGCTTTTATGGCACGGAAGTTACTTTGCTGACAGTGATAGTTGAGATTGTCACATACTGTAGAAACACACCTAATCAATAGGAGTATTGTGCTACTATTCCTTACATTAAAAGAGGGCGTTACCTATGCAATATAGGGCTTATTTCACTTGAGAAAGCTGCTTAAATATGGGTGAAATATATAGATTGTATAGAGGGATTTACATAATTCGATATTTAAGTGGCCTCTTTTATCCGATTTTCTTTTGATTCCTTTTGTTTAGGCGAGGTTCACATTTCTGCATCCAAAAAAAGGTCAGATTATGCTGATTAGCGTGGGATCCATTTTTCTCAGAGGTGGAAAGGAAAAAGAAatggttctccatcttctccattctgtcagtctgtgaTAATCAGACCTATTTTTTTTCAAGGATCCATAGATTTTAATGGCTTGGTGCAATCCGATTTTTGACACCACTGAAAATATGATTGTCGGCATGAGCAATGAGAATTAATTATTAGCATTTATTttgaaagtgattttatcaaacaaAATAATAGTTTATACCTTTTCTAAGAATAACAATATATTTAAAGTATATTAAAGTTCCATTAACTTTACAAAAATGTTAAAATTACCTTTACATCTCCGTTTCTTGTGCTGTAATATCAGAGAATGAAGGTAGAAGCctcctgtaaattaaaaaaaaacactgccattgtttctacaagactgtttgaaaagctGCAGTATAAGTAGATGAGATTTTAAAAATCTCATGAGCAATCCGTGGAAATTTTCTACAAAATTGTCCTGAAATGCTGATTTTGATATCTGCAGCATTTCACCTATGTCACTGATTTTCTTTGCggaatttactgtatttttcggcttatgagatgcacttttccttccaaaaatttgggaagaaatggGGGGGCTTCTTATTATCCGGTTGTAGCTTACccggggaaggagggggggggatgcGGTGGAATAGGGTCAGATGGTGGTGGCAGGAGTAGAGCGATTCCGCGGGTGTCCCGACGATGCAGGAGCCATCCCCAGTGGTTAAAGAATATGTCGGTGgttcgggcttcaaagaaatggtgtctGGAACCAGTGCACGCACAGATTGAACTCTCTCCCCAATGACAAGCCTCTGACCATTGATCTTCCAGTGCGCTGATGAGATCTTGGCTCTTCATTAAATCGAGAGCTCAATCTGAGCACACGTCGACTCCGGgacccatttctttgaagcccgtacTGCCGATATTTTCTTACCTACAATAACCGAGCatggctcctgcctcacagcgACAGCAGCATAACCAAGACATGCACCACACCtattccaccaccacccctgcctccctgTGACCCCACTTTCCCACTGCTGCCGCCTACCCCCGGTAAGAtacaaccggattataagacggaccgcaTTTtcaccaaaactttttttttaccatttttctttctctaaatttggggtgcatattattataatccagtgcatcttataaaacaaataaTATGGTACTTTTTGCAAAGTGATCATGAAATCCTCAGCAAATCCATGACAAAAGTTCCATACTGCAGACTAACTGTGGAAAATTGGAAGTACCGTAAATCTGCTCTGTGTGCAAGAGCCTTAATAATTTTAATAGAATTGTTAAAGATCTTCTCGTCCATTAatctaaaggggttgtctaatgAAGACGACCCTTTATCATACGCTTTGTATGGATATATATACGCGATAGAGGGGTTATCACCACTGTTATAATGTTGTTACCTCTCTGCTTTGTAGTAGCAGGTCATCAGAGATGGATTACATATTAAACTCGACATAAATCTATGTGTTATGGTTCGCAGTGAAATAGCAGACGTTAAGAAAAAGCAGACGTTCTTAGATTTATAGGACCCATTATGAGTTTTCATTAAATGTTTTAAATATAAGTGAACTTGCCAAATACTTCACTGCCACAGTTGGTATTTTTTTTATCATGTCTGTTTTCAGAATTTATGGGATTCTTAAAAAAACAATCAATTAGAAAATGTAGTGACAGGTGCCCAAGCATTTTGGTATGGGTGTTCCCTGCTATTATGTTTTCTTTAGGATCTAAAGCACATTTGCAAATATATGCCAAATATAATTTGAGAACGCCTAGCTAAAAATGAAAGAGGCACTCTCCTTGGTTGAGTTGTAGCTCAGACACACTTCCAGATGTATTTCACATGAAGAACCCATTACAACCATTTTCCTTGGCAAATACTCAGTGGAGCATACAGTTCACATTTCTTTACTCTCACTGTCAGCAAATAAAAGATGTGAAATATTTATGGGTTCAGAGTAGGATATGTGACCTTGGATCAGTTTGTTTATAAAATGTTGATGGAAGGGGCTCATGGCAAGTAGAAAAGCAGCATATGTGGAATGTGATGGGATGTATATTGAGAAATGGGATTGAAATGGTAAGTAGAAAGCATATAGATGATACTGGAAGACAAATACGTGAATCTATGAAAGATGTCAGATTTTACGCAAGTGATAAGAGTAACTTCTACCATAAAAGTGTTCAGTAGGCAATTGAATCTCTTGAAAACATGCACGCATTGGATGACAGGCCTGGGCAAACTATATGTGGAAACTTGTATTGCACATACTAATAAAGATTCTTCGTGTACGTTAGACTTAAGTATAGTGATTAAAAGTTTGTATCATCGTAACCAAAGTGTTTTTCCTGGTCAGCCTAAGGATTTGTTCACATTAGTGCCATGGCTTACGTTATTAATGAAGTTATCTGGAACTTTGTATTTTTTTGTTATTGAACTAAGAACGTagtggcaggtagttgctaactgaaAACCTGTATTACCATGCGACGATCTGTTGCGGCTCAGAGTGACCATGAACCGCTCCTGCTGAAGATTCTCCTGCTTTCGGTGATAGCACCTTAACCAAGCAGTTttttttcttctgctctgatctgtCAACTGGGTGTAACTACCAATGTAATGCTGATTAACAGCCCACTCCCCACTGCCTAACTGTTGGAAACCGGCTCTCAATCAGCATAATGTCAGAGGTGACATAATTCACCTTGCATCAACACAGCAGCTCTTTCACTTCTGGTCTGCTCTGTTGCCGCAAGGTGAATTGTAGCTGGAGAGTTGCCGACTGATCCGGAAAAcatatatacagtgcaggacaAGCAAGAAGTTAGCAATGACCTGCTGGTAAGTTCTTATCCCTGTAGTCAAGATTACTCAAAGTCCAGGATAACCCCATTAACAGAGCTATGATGGATTTATTTTAAAAAGGATCCAGGCAAAAATGCTGCGGACTACGCTGTCCACCGAAAATGAAAAGAAAGCCA
Protein-coding sequences here:
- the NUAK1 gene encoding NUAK family SNF1-like kinase 1, whose translation is MDGDAEVDRLEPSDDDKGPDIGTVGMVEQMNLSSPSHSPSEEEGTPQLALKQHGVKRHHHKHNLKHRYELLETLGKGTYGKVKRAIERFSGRVVAIKSIRKDKIRDEQDMVHIRREIEIMSSLSHPHIISIYEVFENKDKIVIIMEYASKGELYDYISERRRLSERETRHFFRQIVSAVHYCHKNGVVHRDLKLENILLDENGNIKIADFGLSNLYQKDKFLQTFCGSPLYASPEIVNGKPYRGPEVDSWALGVLLYTLVYGTMPFDGFDHKNLIRQISSGEYREPTQPSDARGLIRWMLMVNPERRATIEDIANHWWVNWSYKTSVCDCDVLKDSESPLLARFIDWHNRSTNRQMESENKTKCLSKPSEASLNRQRSLKKSKKDNDIAQALQEDKTILKRPKSILKKRSNSEHRCHSAGHIEGVNSPALSPICKPDTEKGLKSTCPNSTRELDKSVLHSSKQSTPMPKKGILKKTQQRESGYYSSPERSESSELLDNDERESNETSQVVTDTKRTVSHSLSYRRKGILKHNSKYSISNTDSSVAGPATTSLESMEQGLAPGEGLSRSYSRPSSVISDDSVLSNDSFELLELTAGRPNRQRIRSCVSAENILFIKDFEGLPKSPRPQNLKRYRNRFADSSFSLLTDMDDVTQVYKKALEICNKLK